A genomic window from Solidesulfovibrio sp. includes:
- a CDS encoding D-glycerate dehydrogenase — translation MDARPIVLVTRRIPEAGLALLRQRCDLRLGPDDRPMTREELLAGAAEAEWVLGQLVDRIDAAFFDAAPKLRGYANYAVGFDNIDAAEATRRGIPVCNTPDVLTIATAEMAWALVFAVARRVAETDALLRRGIWPAWGPFVFLGQEITGKTLGIFGPGRIGTAMARMSRGFAMPVVYTGGRRPNETLERELGATRLPFEEFLATADIVSIHAPLTAETRHAFDAAAFARMKPTAILVNTGRGPIVDEAALSAALAQGRIAGAGLDVFEVEAPLPESLTSLRNIVITPHIGSATQTARDGMATLAARNLLALLDGLRPPACLNPEVLGPGA, via the coding sequence ATGGACGCGCGCCCCATCGTCCTCGTGACGCGAAGGATTCCCGAAGCCGGCCTGGCGCTGTTGCGCCAGCGCTGCGACCTGCGCCTGGGCCCGGACGACCGGCCCATGACCCGCGAGGAACTGCTGGCCGGCGCGGCCGAGGCCGAGTGGGTCCTGGGCCAGCTCGTGGACCGCATCGACGCCGCCTTCTTCGACGCCGCGCCCAAGCTGCGCGGCTACGCCAACTACGCCGTGGGCTTCGACAACATCGACGCGGCCGAGGCCACCCGGCGCGGCATTCCCGTGTGCAACACCCCGGACGTGCTCACCATCGCCACGGCCGAGATGGCCTGGGCCCTGGTTTTCGCCGTGGCCCGGCGCGTGGCCGAAACCGACGCCCTCCTGCGCCGGGGCATCTGGCCGGCCTGGGGGCCGTTTGTTTTCCTCGGCCAGGAGATCACCGGCAAGACGCTGGGCATCTTCGGCCCGGGCCGCATCGGCACGGCCATGGCCCGCATGTCCCGGGGCTTTGCCATGCCCGTGGTCTACACCGGCGGCCGGCGGCCCAACGAAACCCTGGAACGGGAACTGGGCGCCACGCGCCTGCCCTTCGAGGAATTTCTGGCCACGGCCGATATCGTGAGCATCCACGCGCCCCTGACCGCCGAGACCCGCCACGCCTTCGACGCCGCCGCCTTCGCCCGGATGAAGCCCACGGCCATCCTGGTCAACACCGGCCGGGGGCCCATCGTGGACGAGGCCGCCCTGAGCGCGGCCCTTGCCCAAGGCCGCATCGCCGGCGCGGGCCTGGACGTCTTCGAGGTCGAGGCGCCCCTGCCCGAAAGCCTGACCAGCCTGCGAAATATCGTCATCACCCCGCACATCGGCTCGGCCACGCAGACCGCCCGCGACGGCATGGCGACGCTCGCCGCCCGCAACCTCCTGGCCCTGCTCGACGGCCTGCGCCCGCCGGCCTGCCTCAACCCCGAGGTCCTCGGGCCGGGGGCCTAG
- a CDS encoding BACON domain-containing protein: MTKHNQLKQLLLALLLIFHVSSAWSAPPLVLNAVIEPLNPIPGDFPMNKVVRDGQDVYIPSRCGILYKYSNAKLTTYITGNSTANLRGFKKFSDSDMYVVGEGYDSEHTQGSIPIIMHYDGTRWEAMPVDLAGFSDLVGYNFTMYSIGGASPTDMYAVGKVQYAYTGIYPWKGVILHYDGSIWSPVADFPYTPINQYQTLKDIAYVDGKLFVTCDIYTSGYLGSKTWPIGSGNNFVYRYDGNAWTQFPVGISDPNAGINAFLAFTEIDMFVSQGNGIYRFDGTQFNAMQMDGTEAPIDFWGKSADDVYSLGPSGEIQHWDGLHWDNIVVSNLSQGYGGHFTGGWGDMSTGIFTTTDRYGVLQKYYNEHWTILNDFFSMHYLGSAYTNSNYFNFIVAESPSQIYVAGGGDFHGQENNTIFSYDGTRWAPLLLNGNAINLSQVPSYPPYGLNSVNVLAGIRTKDGTFYFSGDNSNAWGAIKVDNSGAITEFMPAVGTWGSNQPSNPKTFLDIDDVLLAGGYVNNEIPVIHVKSADAWVEMDIDKSYHKVINGLWGNSKTNIYAVGESRDTRTTRVLHFDGTQWTAINTYLPSANLRAIWGSDSNNIYAVGNEKSLYHYNGSAWEQLEFNNIDSVVNDITHITGFSDREVFAVTYTAGSSEDGRLYYYNGTAWIPLVKCFQITGVYTDKANKIIYLCGFQGQILKVSITTPCSVVIDSTSATFGSQGGSGVINVTAATDCDWVASASDPWLTITEGASGTGNGKVVYTVAPNTTHHARSGTINISGSIFTVNQKPSSTIQSIITILLNAQ; encoded by the coding sequence ATGACTAAGCATAACCAACTAAAGCAACTACTTTTAGCACTACTATTGATATTTCACGTGTCTTCAGCTTGGAGTGCGCCTCCTCTTGTATTGAATGCCGTTATCGAGCCGTTGAATCCTATTCCTGGTGATTTTCCCATGAATAAAGTCGTTAGGGATGGCCAGGATGTCTACATCCCTTCCAGATGCGGTATATTATATAAATATTCAAACGCCAAGCTCACCACATATATCACGGGAAATTCCACAGCCAACTTGCGTGGATTCAAAAAATTTTCGGACTCAGACATGTATGTTGTTGGGGAGGGCTATGATAGCGAGCACACCCAAGGCTCAATACCGATAATCATGCATTACGATGGAACTCGCTGGGAAGCGATGCCTGTTGATCTTGCTGGCTTTTCTGACCTTGTGGGCTATAATTTCACTATGTACTCCATTGGTGGAGCAAGTCCTACCGATATGTACGCCGTGGGTAAGGTTCAATACGCCTATACTGGTATTTATCCATGGAAAGGGGTTATTTTACATTACGATGGCTCTATTTGGTCCCCTGTCGCCGATTTTCCGTATACACCAATAAATCAATACCAAACACTCAAGGATATAGCCTATGTCGATGGAAAACTGTTTGTAACGTGCGACATCTATACTTCTGGCTATTTAGGGTCCAAAACTTGGCCGATCGGCTCTGGCAACAATTTTGTATATCGCTATGACGGTAATGCATGGACACAATTTCCTGTTGGAATCAGCGATCCTAACGCAGGGATCAATGCTTTTTTGGCTTTTACTGAAATAGATATGTTCGTTTCGCAAGGGAATGGCATTTATCGATTTGATGGAACACAGTTTAATGCCATGCAAATGGACGGAACTGAAGCGCCGATTGATTTTTGGGGAAAATCTGCCGATGATGTTTACTCGCTTGGCCCAAGCGGTGAAATACAACATTGGGACGGGCTGCATTGGGACAATATTGTGGTTTCGAATCTCAGCCAAGGCTATGGCGGACATTTCACCGGAGGTTGGGGTGATATGTCTACTGGCATATTCACCACAACGGATCGTTATGGTGTGTTACAAAAATACTATAACGAACATTGGACAATACTGAACGATTTTTTCTCTATGCATTACCTTGGAAGTGCCTATACGAACTCCAACTATTTCAACTTCATTGTGGCTGAAAGTCCGTCACAAATATACGTTGCTGGCGGAGGGGATTTCCATGGCCAAGAAAACAACACCATTTTTTCTTATGATGGAACGCGGTGGGCGCCCCTGCTGCTCAATGGAAACGCAATCAATCTTTCTCAAGTCCCAAGCTATCCTCCCTATGGTCTTAATTCGGTAAATGTTCTAGCCGGAATAAGAACAAAGGACGGAACATTTTATTTCAGTGGTGACAACTCCAATGCTTGGGGCGCCATCAAAGTAGACAATTCCGGCGCAATAACGGAATTTATGCCAGCTGTTGGCACTTGGGGTTCAAATCAGCCATCAAATCCAAAGACTTTTCTGGATATTGACGACGTTCTTTTGGCCGGCGGGTATGTAAACAATGAAATTCCAGTAATCCACGTGAAGTCCGCTGACGCCTGGGTCGAAATGGATATCGACAAATCATATCACAAGGTAATCAACGGATTATGGGGAAATTCCAAAACGAATATCTATGCCGTAGGCGAATCCAGGGACACCAGGACAACCAGGGTGCTGCACTTTGATGGAACCCAATGGACTGCGATCAACACCTATCTCCCGTCGGCAAATCTTCGAGCTATATGGGGATCAGACTCAAACAATATCTATGCTGTCGGCAACGAAAAATCACTCTACCACTATAACGGAAGCGCATGGGAACAGCTAGAGTTTAACAACATCGACTCGGTAGTTAACGATATAACGCATATCACAGGCTTCTCCGACCGCGAAGTCTTTGCTGTCACCTACACAGCCGGCAGCTCCGAAGACGGACGGTTGTATTACTATAACGGTACGGCCTGGATTCCCTTGGTAAAATGCTTTCAAATTACAGGAGTCTACACAGACAAGGCCAATAAGATTATTTACCTCTGTGGGTTCCAAGGACAAATCCTCAAGGTCTCGATCACGACGCCCTGTAGTGTGGTTATCGATAGCACAAGCGCTACATTCGGTAGCCAGGGAGGTTCTGGAGTAATCAATGTCACTGCCGCGACAGATTGCGACTGGGTTGCCTCTGCCAGCGATCCGTGGCTCACCATCACGGAAGGAGCATCCGGCACAGGCAATGGAAAGGTTGTCTATACCGTCGCACCCAACACGACTCACCACGCGCGCTCCGGAACAATCAATATTTCTGGCTCTATTTTTACCGTAAATCAAAAGCCGTCGTCAACAATTCAGAGTATTATTACGATATTGCTAAACGCACAATAA